In Pseudomonas rhizosphaerae, one DNA window encodes the following:
- a CDS encoding ABC transporter permease, whose product MPSSNAVRDLDQRLIPAAPAATAYAPPPTAVLPAWRRRSRWARLLAASRPLSRRPGFLLAALVVAFALLAAVAPGALSGFDPNATAPLAKLTAPNATHWFGTDELGRDLYTRVIHGASLSIQAALLAVGLALLGGLTLGVLSGFAGGRVDAVIMRVIDVLLALPGLLLALAIVTAIGFGTLPVALAVGVGIIPGFARTTRAEVLRVKTLPYVEAARLGGASWLQTLWRHILPNAWGPVAVLATLDFGAAILATAGLSFLGFGAAPPAPEWGTLIATGRHFLITAPWVALLPGVFVVAVVFSLNHLARTLEEIKR is encoded by the coding sequence ATGCCTTCATCCAATGCCGTGCGTGATCTCGACCAGCGCCTCATCCCGGCCGCGCCTGCTGCGACGGCCTACGCGCCGCCACCGACAGCGGTCCTGCCCGCGTGGCGGCGGCGCAGTCGCTGGGCGCGTCTGCTCGCGGCCTCACGTCCCTTGTCACGCCGACCTGGCTTCCTGCTGGCTGCTCTGGTGGTCGCCTTCGCCTTGCTCGCCGCCGTGGCACCGGGCGCGCTCAGCGGCTTCGACCCCAATGCCACCGCGCCGCTGGCCAAGCTTACCGCGCCGAATGCGACCCACTGGTTCGGCACCGACGAGTTGGGCCGCGATCTCTACACCCGGGTGATACACGGTGCCAGCCTGTCGATCCAGGCTGCGCTACTGGCCGTCGGCCTGGCCCTGCTCGGAGGCCTGACCCTGGGCGTGCTGTCGGGGTTCGCCGGTGGCCGCGTGGACGCGGTGATCATGCGCGTGATCGATGTGCTGTTGGCCCTGCCCGGCTTGCTCCTGGCCTTGGCCATCGTCACCGCCATCGGCTTCGGCACCTTGCCGGTGGCCCTCGCCGTGGGCGTAGGAATCATCCCCGGCTTTGCCCGCACCACCCGCGCCGAAGTGCTGCGGGTCAAGACCTTGCCCTATGTTGAGGCCGCACGACTGGGCGGCGCGAGCTGGCTGCAGACCTTGTGGCGGCACATCCTGCCCAACGCCTGGGGCCCGGTCGCGGTACTCGCCACCCTGGATTTCGGCGCGGCCATCCTGGCCACCGCCGGGCTCAGCTTCCTCGGTTTCGGCGCCGCACCACCGGCGCCGGAATGGGGCACGCTGATCGCCACCGGCCGACACTTTCTGATCACCGCGCCATGGGTGGCGCTGCTGCCGGGCGTGTTCGTCGTAGCAGTGGTGTTCAGCCTCAACCACCTGGCCCGTACCCTTGAAGAGATCAAGCGATGA
- a CDS encoding ABC transporter ATP-binding protein, with the protein MTAHTALHPQPAVSLQNVVRQFGANRVIDGLDLDIAPGEFVALLGASGSGKTTLLRSLAGLDPIEGGRLLVPAARSAVFQEPRLMPWKRVWKNVTLGVRDPQARERAVKALTEVGLAHRLDAFPSTLSGGEAQRVALARSLVREPRLLLLDEPFAALDALTRIRMHQLIIDLWRAHGPAVLLVTHDVEEAILLADRIIVLKQGRIAEALPIGLDRPREKGTPAFNAIRRRLLGLLGVEAGPPQVADGRSPLASRPRALAT; encoded by the coding sequence ATGACCGCACACACCGCGCTGCACCCCCAACCCGCCGTCAGCCTGCAGAACGTGGTGCGCCAGTTCGGCGCCAATCGTGTCATCGACGGCCTGGACCTGGACATCGCGCCCGGCGAGTTCGTTGCCCTGCTGGGCGCCAGCGGCTCGGGCAAGACCACCCTGCTGCGCTCGCTGGCCGGGCTCGATCCGATCGAAGGCGGCCGCCTGCTGGTGCCCGCGGCGCGCTCGGCGGTGTTTCAGGAACCCCGCCTGATGCCGTGGAAACGGGTGTGGAAGAACGTCACCCTCGGCGTGCGCGACCCGCAGGCCCGCGAGCGTGCGGTCAAGGCCTTGACCGAAGTGGGCCTGGCGCACCGGCTCGACGCCTTTCCCTCGACCCTGTCCGGTGGTGAAGCCCAGCGCGTGGCACTGGCCCGCAGCCTGGTGCGCGAGCCTCGTCTGCTGTTGCTGGACGAACCCTTCGCGGCCCTCGACGCATTGACTCGCATCCGCATGCATCAACTGATCATCGACCTGTGGCGCGCCCACGGACCGGCAGTGTTGCTCGTCACCCACGACGTGGAAGAAGCGATTCTGCTGGCCGATCGCATCATCGTGCTCAAGCAGGGACGCATTGCCGAGGCCTTGCCCATCGGCCTGGATCGCCCTCGGGAAAAAGGCACCCCGGCCTTTAACGCCATTCGCCGGCGCCTGCTCGGACTGCTGGGCGTGGAAGCCGGCCCGCCTCAGGTGGCCGATGGGCGTTCGCCGTTGGCCAGCAGACCGCGAGCGCTCGCAACCTGA
- a CDS encoding rhodanese-related sulfurtransferase: MTKIAVRPYSAIRQALLDQQELALIDVREEAPFAEAHPLFAANIPLSRLELDIYARVPRRDTAITVYDDGEELAQFAAQRLQALGYTDVALLENGLAGWREAGGELFRDVNVPSKAFGELVESRRHTPSLAAEEVQALLDRQADVVVVDARRFDEYQTMSIPGGISVPGAELVLRIRELAPNPQTQVIVNCAGRTRSIIGTQSLVNAGIPNPVAALRNGTIGWTLAGQTLEHGQQRRFGEVDEHTRAAAAQSARAVADKAGVQRTTLATLGNWHAEQGRTTYVFDVRTPEEYAAGHLPAARSTPGGQLVQETDHFASVRGARLVLVDDDGVRANMSASWLAQMGWDVSVLDDAQSSDFTATGAWQAPLPPLPEAPTVSPATLALWQSEGDTQVFDFTTSANHVQRHIAGARWALRAQLPQALERVPVAERYVVTCGSGLLARFAVADLQTLTGKPVFLLEGGNAAWVAAGLPVEQGEHHLAVPRSDRYRRPYEGTDNPREAMQGYLDWEFGLVEQLAKDGTHGFKVI, encoded by the coding sequence ATGACCAAGATTGCCGTACGCCCCTACTCCGCGATTCGCCAGGCACTGCTGGACCAGCAGGAACTGGCCTTGATCGATGTGCGCGAGGAAGCGCCCTTCGCCGAAGCGCACCCGCTGTTCGCCGCCAACATTCCTCTGTCGCGCCTGGAACTGGACATCTACGCCCGCGTACCGCGTCGGGATACCGCGATCACTGTCTACGACGATGGCGAAGAGCTTGCCCAGTTCGCGGCGCAACGCTTGCAGGCGCTGGGCTATACCGATGTGGCCCTGCTGGAAAACGGTCTGGCTGGCTGGCGCGAGGCGGGTGGGGAATTGTTTCGCGACGTCAACGTGCCGAGCAAGGCGTTCGGTGAACTGGTGGAAAGCCGCCGGCACACGCCGTCGCTGGCGGCCGAGGAGGTTCAGGCACTGCTCGACCGTCAAGCGGACGTGGTGGTGGTCGACGCGCGCCGTTTCGATGAATACCAGACCATGAGCATTCCCGGCGGCATCAGCGTGCCGGGCGCGGAACTGGTGCTGCGCATCCGTGAACTGGCGCCAAACCCGCAAACCCAGGTGATCGTCAACTGCGCCGGGCGCACCCGCAGCATCATCGGCACCCAGTCACTGGTCAACGCCGGGATTCCCAATCCGGTGGCGGCGCTGCGCAATGGCACTATCGGCTGGACGCTGGCCGGTCAGACCCTGGAGCACGGCCAGCAACGTCGTTTCGGCGAAGTCGACGAACACACCCGTGCCGCAGCGGCGCAGTCGGCACGCGCAGTGGCAGACAAGGCCGGCGTGCAACGGACGACGCTGGCGACACTGGGCAACTGGCACGCCGAACAGGGACGCACCACCTATGTGTTCGACGTGCGCACCCCGGAAGAATACGCAGCCGGACACCTGCCTGCGGCGCGCTCCACGCCAGGCGGCCAACTGGTGCAGGAAACCGATCACTTCGCCAGCGTGCGCGGCGCGCGGCTGGTGCTGGTGGACGACGACGGTGTGCGCGCCAACATGAGTGCGTCGTGGCTGGCCCAGATGGGCTGGGACGTGTCCGTGCTGGACGATGCGCAATCCAGCGACTTCACCGCCACCGGCGCCTGGCAGGCACCGTTGCCACCCCTGCCCGAGGCGCCGACGGTCAGCCCGGCGACGCTCGCCCTGTGGCAGAGTGAGGGCGACACTCAGGTGTTCGATTTCACCACCAGCGCCAACCACGTGCAGCGTCACATCGCCGGGGCCCGCTGGGCACTGCGCGCGCAACTGCCCCAGGCCCTGGAGAGAGTGCCGGTGGCCGAGCGCTACGTGGTGACCTGCGGCAGCGGTCTGCTGGCGCGCTTCGCCGTGGCCGACCTGCAAACCTTGACCGGCAAGCCCGTCTTCCTTCTTGAGGGCGGTAACGCCGCCTGGGTGGCGGCAGGCCTACCGGTGGAGCAAGGCGAGCATCATCTGGCGGTGCCTCGCAGCGATCGCTATCGCCGCCCCTACGAGGGCACCGACAACCCCCGCGAAGCCATGCAGGGCTATCTGGACTGGGAGTTCGGCTTGGTCGAGCAACTGGCCAAGGACGGCACCCACGGCTTCAAGGTGATCTGA
- a CDS encoding ABC transporter permease → MNRYLLGRVGQALLVLWGAYTITYFILYLLPGDTLSIMLSASGIEVDALSPADLAKARAYYGLDRGLFEQYGHLLWQALQGDFGQSLSLNRPVTALLAERLPQTLTLAGSAIVLSLIGGVGLAYLTAYVRWQPLQSAMARLPSLGFSVPVFWLGLLLIQVFAFGLGWFPATGSQGLDSLVLPAITLAIPSAAVYAQVLQRGFQHVAREPYITTAYAKGLSRAQVQYRHGLKNAALPILTLFGLQVGNTVSGAVLVETIFSRNGVGRLAQEAVLRQDIPVVLAIVAISAAAFVVVNLLVDLLYPIFDPRITHAPAAPTAA, encoded by the coding sequence ATGAACCGTTACCTGCTGGGCCGTGTCGGCCAGGCGCTGCTGGTGCTGTGGGGCGCCTATACCATCACCTACTTCATCCTCTACCTGCTGCCGGGGGATACGCTGTCGATCATGCTCAGCGCGTCGGGGATCGAGGTCGATGCGCTGTCACCTGCGGACCTGGCCAAGGCGCGTGCCTACTACGGGCTGGACCGCGGTCTGTTCGAGCAGTACGGGCACCTGCTCTGGCAGGCCCTGCAGGGTGACTTTGGCCAGTCGCTGTCACTCAACCGGCCCGTGACCGCGTTGCTGGCCGAGCGCTTGCCCCAAACCCTGACCCTGGCCGGTTCAGCCATCGTGCTGTCGCTGATCGGCGGCGTCGGCCTGGCCTACCTGACAGCCTACGTACGTTGGCAGCCGCTGCAATCGGCCATGGCGCGTCTGCCTTCGCTGGGCTTCTCGGTGCCGGTGTTCTGGCTGGGGCTGCTGCTGATCCAGGTGTTCGCCTTCGGTCTCGGCTGGTTTCCCGCCACCGGCAGCCAAGGCCTGGACAGCCTGGTGCTGCCGGCCATCACCCTGGCGATTCCCAGCGCGGCGGTGTATGCCCAGGTGCTCCAACGCGGATTTCAGCACGTGGCTCGCGAGCCCTACATCACCACCGCCTACGCCAAGGGCCTCAGCCGCGCCCAGGTGCAGTACCGCCACGGCCTGAAGAACGCCGCGCTGCCCATCCTCACGCTGTTCGGCCTGCAGGTCGGCAATACCGTGTCCGGCGCGGTGCTGGTGGAAACCATCTTCAGCCGCAACGGCGTCGGTCGCCTGGCCCAGGAAGCGGTGCTGCGCCAGGACATCCCGGTGGTGCTGGCCATCGTCGCGATCTCGGCCGCCGCCTTCGTGGTTGTGAATCTGCTGGTGGACCTGCTCTACCCGATCTTCGACCCCCGTATCACCCACGCGCCTGCCGCGCCCACAGCGGCCTAG
- a CDS encoding ABC transporter substrate-binding protein yields the protein MPHPTFSSASNPPQRPRLLALGVLLATLVGCSPSAPEQADKTLKIAFFGDNTTLVSVDPFQVYWLEHRVLLRNVAESLTDQDPDSGKIIPWLAKSWNISDDALSYTFHLRDDVTFSNGERFDAHAVKTAFDSDKAFARELPATFGATYLAGYDHAEVLDDFTVKLVLSRPNAGFLQATSTTNLAILAPASYQLTAKQRSLGQIIGTGPFVLEHYTPESGARLTRRTGYHWASSNMKNKADAHLDAVDISYIAEESVRNGLFLQGKVDVLWPRNPFSEVDLKLYQSKGATIQSRALPGPALNLYPNTRNGRVLADKKVRQALLKSIDRKSYASTVYNADFPVVTGVYDSTTPYFKAQGEKLAYDAAGAARLLDEAGWAQAADGYRHKDGKRLSLAYNINGSETAGDVLVQDQLRKVGIDLKLNVVTRAEWTAANAQGNYDLTSTYMTRADPIILQTILDPRSANSSTLATNTYEPAALNRATALFDAGITATQTEQRAKAYGDLQDLLVDEASAFPIYERVWQAATAARVKNFHWTAEGFAFLGDIEVGTP from the coding sequence ATGCCTCACCCAACCTTCTCATCGGCTTCGAACCCACCTCAACGCCCCCGCCTGCTGGCGCTCGGCGTACTGCTCGCAACGCTGGTGGGCTGCTCCCCCTCGGCCCCCGAGCAAGCGGACAAGACCCTGAAGATCGCCTTCTTCGGCGACAACACCACCCTGGTCAGCGTCGACCCGTTCCAGGTCTACTGGCTCGAACACCGCGTGCTGCTGCGCAACGTCGCCGAATCCCTGACCGATCAGGACCCCGACAGCGGCAAGATCATTCCCTGGCTGGCGAAAAGCTGGAACATCAGCGACGACGCCCTGAGCTACACCTTTCACCTGCGTGACGACGTCACCTTCAGCAACGGCGAGCGCTTCGACGCGCACGCGGTCAAGACGGCGTTCGACAGCGACAAGGCCTTCGCCCGGGAACTGCCGGCCACCTTCGGCGCCACCTACCTGGCCGGCTACGACCACGCCGAAGTGCTGGACGACTTCACCGTCAAACTGGTGCTGTCGCGACCCAACGCCGGCTTCCTGCAGGCGACCTCCACCACCAACCTGGCGATTCTCGCCCCGGCGTCCTACCAATTGACCGCCAAGCAGCGCTCTCTGGGCCAGATCATCGGCACCGGGCCTTTCGTGCTGGAGCACTACACACCGGAGAGCGGCGCCCGCCTAACCCGTCGTACGGGCTACCACTGGGCGTCGTCGAACATGAAGAACAAGGCCGATGCCCATCTCGATGCCGTGGACATCAGCTACATCGCCGAGGAAAGCGTGCGCAATGGCCTGTTTTTGCAAGGCAAGGTCGATGTGCTGTGGCCGCGCAACCCCTTCTCGGAGGTCGACCTCAAGCTGTACCAGAGCAAGGGCGCGACCATCCAGAGCCGTGCCTTGCCGGGTCCGGCCCTGAACCTCTACCCCAACACCCGCAACGGCCGCGTGCTGGCCGACAAGAAGGTCCGTCAGGCGCTGCTCAAGTCCATCGACCGCAAAAGCTACGCCAGCACCGTGTACAACGCCGATTTCCCGGTGGTGACCGGGGTCTACGACAGCACCACGCCGTACTTCAAGGCCCAGGGCGAAAAGCTGGCCTACGATGCCGCCGGTGCCGCACGCCTGCTCGACGAAGCGGGCTGGGCCCAGGCTGCCGACGGCTACCGGCACAAGGACGGCAAGCGCCTGAGCCTGGCCTACAACATCAACGGCAGCGAAACGGCCGGTGATGTGCTGGTGCAGGACCAACTGCGCAAAGTGGGCATCGACCTCAAACTCAACGTGGTGACCCGCGCCGAATGGACGGCGGCCAACGCCCAGGGCAACTACGACCTGACGTCCACCTACATGACCCGTGCCGACCCGATCATCCTGCAGACCATTCTCGATCCGCGCAGCGCCAACAGCTCGACCCTGGCCACCAACACCTACGAACCGGCCGCACTCAACCGCGCGACCGCCCTGTTCGATGCCGGCATCACCGCTACCCAGACCGAGCAGCGCGCCAAGGCCTATGGCGACCTGCAAGACCTGCTGGTGGACGAAGCCTCGGCCTTTCCGATCTACGAGCGGGTCTGGCAGGCCGCCACCGCCGCGCGGGTGAAGAACTTCCACTGGACCGCCGAGGGCTTCGCCTTCCTCGGTGACATCGAGGTCGGCACGCCATGA
- a CDS encoding class II aldolase/adducin family protein, translating to MTSLSVLHDSTPTLRQRVTPQEWEVRVKLAAAYRLAAQLRWTDHIYTHFSARVPGDQEHFLINAFGLLFDEITASNLVKVDIDGELIDDPLGLGINHAGYVIHSAIHRARPDLKAVLHTHTRDGAAVSAQRNGLLPLSQHALLYYSRVAYHGYEGIALDLDEQARLVSNLGDSNILILRNHGLLTGGVSVEHAFRELHGLERACNIQIAAQAGGNADLLLAPQAAIDKVHQQSASAASGDNPKIQLHWDALIRQLEREGQDYAT from the coding sequence ATGACTTCGTTGTCCGTTCTACACGATTCCACGCCCACGCTGCGCCAGCGTGTCACGCCCCAGGAATGGGAAGTGCGCGTCAAGCTCGCGGCTGCCTATCGACTGGCCGCGCAACTGCGCTGGACCGACCATATCTACACGCACTTCTCGGCGCGGGTTCCGGGCGATCAGGAGCACTTCCTGATCAACGCCTTCGGCCTGCTGTTCGATGAAATCACCGCATCCAACCTGGTCAAGGTCGATATCGACGGTGAACTGATCGACGACCCGCTAGGCCTGGGCATCAACCACGCCGGCTATGTGATCCACAGCGCCATCCACCGCGCGCGTCCCGACCTCAAGGCCGTGTTGCACACCCACACCCGCGACGGCGCCGCCGTGTCGGCGCAACGCAACGGCCTGCTGCCGCTGTCCCAGCACGCCCTGCTCTACTACAGCCGCGTGGCCTACCACGGCTATGAAGGCATTGCCCTGGACCTCGACGAACAGGCGCGCCTAGTCAGCAACCTGGGCGACAGCAACATCCTGATCCTGCGCAACCACGGGCTGTTGACCGGTGGCGTCAGCGTCGAGCACGCCTTTCGCGAACTGCATGGCCTGGAGCGAGCCTGCAACATCCAGATCGCCGCCCAGGCCGGCGGCAACGCCGACCTGTTGCTGGCGCCGCAGGCAGCCATCGACAAGGTGCATCAGCAGTCCGCCAGTGCAGCCAGCGGCGACAACCCCAAGATCCAGCTGCACTGGGACGCCCTGATTCGCCAGTTGGAACGCGAGGGCCAAGACTATGCCACCTGA
- a CDS encoding cysteine dioxygenase gives MTHPLRYDRFRQFVGDLAELLDRTSSEPEVLEHGAVLLQRLVSHDDWLPEIAAQPDPQRYQQFLLHADARQRFSVVSFIWGPGQSTPIHDHRVWGLIGMLRGAEFSQGFSRTADGRLAPEGAPIRLGPGQVAAVSPSVGDIHQVSNAFDDRVSISIHVYGANIGAVQRAVYSENGEGKPFISGYSNAGIPNFWDLSKEPASNESSFKERSPA, from the coding sequence ATGACTCATCCCCTGCGCTATGACCGTTTTCGCCAGTTCGTCGGCGACCTGGCCGAGCTGCTCGATCGCACGTCAAGCGAGCCCGAAGTACTGGAGCACGGCGCTGTGTTGCTGCAACGACTGGTCAGCCATGACGACTGGCTGCCGGAAATCGCTGCGCAGCCGGATCCGCAACGCTACCAGCAATTCCTGCTGCACGCCGATGCGCGCCAGCGCTTTTCCGTTGTGAGCTTCATCTGGGGCCCTGGGCAGAGCACGCCGATCCATGATCATCGCGTCTGGGGCCTGATCGGCATGTTGCGCGGCGCCGAATTCTCCCAAGGCTTCAGCCGCACGGCCGATGGCCGCCTGGCACCCGAAGGTGCGCCTATCCGTTTGGGTCCGGGCCAAGTCGCAGCGGTATCGCCCAGCGTCGGCGATATCCACCAGGTCAGCAACGCCTTCGACGACCGTGTCTCCATCAGCATCCATGTCTACGGCGCCAACATCGGTGCCGTGCAGCGCGCCGTGTACAGCGAGAACGGCGAAGGGAAACCCTTCATTTCCGGCTATTCCAATGCCGGTATCCCCAACTTCTGGGACCTGTCCAAAGAGCCTGCGTCCAACGAAAGCTCGTTCAAAGAGAGATCGCCCGCATGA
- a CDS encoding ABC transporter substrate-binding protein, whose translation MTRFRVLSFFLAAGLLATGPLAWADKLEPLRVANQKSTLKLLLSAAGELKDVPYPIEFSEFAAAAPLGEALNAGAVDVGYLGDAPYVFALGSGAPLKAVSITHFEGRYTTSILVPKDSPLQSVADLKGKRVVTNRGSIGHFLVIKALRDAGLKTADITFVNLLPSDAQGALQSGDADAWSTWDPYTTIALNQGNARILRKGTDLLTNNTYLVATQQATETKRAQVEDFVVRLERAYQWANTHHDEFAAAQAQVTRLPLAVHLASVNETRYTRAEITDAVIADLQQTADIYLEEGVLAQPVKVAQGFDKHFNDFRAPTQTPLASAP comes from the coding sequence ATGACCCGTTTTCGTGTGCTTTCCTTTTTCCTGGCCGCAGGGCTGCTAGCCACCGGCCCGCTGGCCTGGGCCGACAAGCTCGAACCGCTGCGTGTCGCCAACCAGAAATCCACCCTGAAGCTGTTGCTCAGCGCTGCAGGCGAGCTCAAGGACGTGCCCTATCCCATCGAGTTTTCCGAGTTCGCCGCCGCCGCGCCCCTGGGTGAAGCGCTGAACGCGGGTGCGGTGGACGTGGGCTACTTGGGCGATGCGCCCTACGTGTTTGCGCTGGGTTCCGGCGCGCCGCTCAAGGCCGTCAGCATCACTCACTTCGAAGGCCGCTACACCACCTCCATCCTGGTGCCCAAGGACTCGCCGCTGCAGTCGGTTGCCGACCTCAAGGGCAAGCGCGTGGTCACCAACCGCGGTTCCATCGGCCACTTTCTGGTGATCAAGGCCTTGCGTGACGCGGGCCTGAAAACCGCCGACATCACCTTCGTCAATTTGCTGCCCAGCGACGCCCAGGGCGCACTGCAATCCGGCGATGCCGACGCCTGGTCGACCTGGGACCCCTACACCACCATTGCGCTGAACCAGGGCAACGCCCGCATCCTGCGCAAGGGCACCGACCTGTTGACCAACAACACCTACCTGGTGGCCACCCAGCAGGCCACCGAAACCAAGCGCGCTCAGGTCGAGGACTTCGTCGTGCGCCTGGAGCGTGCCTACCAGTGGGCCAACACCCACCACGACGAGTTCGCTGCCGCTCAGGCCCAGGTCACCCGCCTGCCCTTGGCGGTGCACCTGGCCTCGGTCAACGAGACCCGCTACACGCGCGCCGAGATCACCGACGCGGTGATCGCCGACCTGCAGCAGACCGCCGACATCTATCTGGAAGAAGGCGTGCTGGCGCAGCCAGTCAAGGTCGCCCAAGGCTTCGACAAACACTTCAACGACTTCCGCGCACCCACCCAGACCCCGCTGGCCAGCGCGCCATAA
- a CDS encoding dipeptide ABC transporter ATP-binding protein translates to MNPLIEVHNLGIAYRHGAQQTQAVTDVSFSLMQGETLAIVGESGSGKTTIANAILGLLPDSAVVTAGRLLVAGQDLSQATERTKRQLRGRTIGLVPQDPMVSLNPTQRIGCQIAEALVLAKGARYLGVDADVGELLAQVGLDNPQLRARQYPHELSGGMRQRVLIAIALAGNPRLIIADEPTSALDVTVQRRILDHLEGLVRERGISLLIITHDLGVAADRADRVLVMKAGALVEQGTPHQVLANPRQPYTRALIAAAPAFAEPRAPRPVAASGQTPLLALTAVSKHYRLPRVRGQADRFQALADVSFQVCAGRTLGIVGESGSGKSTALRIALGLEKADSGRIEFAEQDVTDFGWRQFRPLRRRMQLVQQNPFAALDPRLSIFDSIVEPLVSFGLAKGAELDRAARELIERVHLPTHFLDRLPRELSGGQRQRVAIARALALQPDLVLLDEPVSALDVSVQRQILDLLDELQRELGIAYVIVSHDLAVIANVADDVLVMRQGRIVDQGPTAQLFNQPSNTYTQALLDAVPGNRRRALA, encoded by the coding sequence ATGAATCCGCTCATTGAAGTGCACAACCTGGGCATCGCCTACCGCCACGGCGCGCAACAGACCCAGGCCGTGACGGATGTGTCGTTCAGCCTGATGCAAGGCGAGACCCTGGCCATCGTCGGTGAATCCGGCTCGGGCAAGACCACCATCGCCAACGCCATTCTTGGCTTGCTGCCGGACAGCGCCGTGGTGACCGCCGGGCGCCTGTTGGTGGCTGGTCAGGACCTGAGCCAGGCCACCGAACGGACCAAACGCCAGTTGCGCGGCCGCACCATCGGCCTGGTGCCGCAAGACCCGATGGTCAGTCTCAATCCGACCCAGCGCATCGGCTGCCAGATCGCCGAAGCGCTGGTGCTGGCCAAAGGCGCGCGCTACCTAGGGGTGGACGCCGATGTCGGCGAACTGCTGGCTCAGGTGGGTCTGGACAACCCGCAGCTGCGCGCTCGGCAATACCCCCATGAGTTGTCCGGCGGCATGCGCCAACGGGTACTGATCGCCATCGCCCTGGCCGGCAACCCACGTTTGATCATCGCCGATGAGCCCACCAGCGCCCTGGACGTCACCGTGCAACGGCGCATCCTCGACCATCTCGAAGGGCTGGTACGCGAGCGCGGCATTTCCCTGCTGATCATCACGCACGACCTAGGCGTGGCTGCCGACCGAGCCGACCGCGTGCTGGTGATGAAGGCCGGCGCTTTGGTCGAACAGGGCACGCCACACCAGGTGCTGGCCAACCCGAGACAGCCCTATACCCGCGCGCTGATCGCCGCCGCGCCGGCGTTCGCCGAGCCCCGCGCACCGCGCCCGGTGGCCGCCTCGGGGCAAACACCCCTGCTGGCGCTGACGGCGGTGAGCAAGCATTACCGCCTGCCCCGGGTGCGCGGCCAGGCCGATCGCTTCCAGGCGCTGGCCGATGTCAGTTTCCAGGTCTGCGCCGGTCGCACCCTGGGCATCGTCGGCGAATCGGGCTCGGGCAAGAGCACGGCGCTGCGCATCGCCCTGGGATTGGAAAAAGCCGACAGCGGACGCATCGAATTTGCCGAACAGGACGTGACCGACTTCGGCTGGCGACAATTCAGGCCACTGCGCCGGCGCATGCAACTGGTGCAGCAGAACCCCTTCGCAGCACTGGACCCGCGCCTGTCGATTTTCGACAGCATCGTCGAGCCGCTGGTGTCGTTCGGCCTGGCCAAAGGTGCGGAGCTGGATCGGGCCGCGCGTGAATTGATCGAGCGAGTGCACTTGCCGACGCACTTTCTCGACCGCCTGCCCAGGGAACTGTCCGGCGGTCAGCGCCAGCGCGTGGCCATCGCTCGGGCGCTGGCGTTGCAGCCCGATCTGGTACTGCTGGACGAGCCGGTATCAGCGCTGGATGTTTCGGTGCAGCGGCAGATTCTCGACCTGCTGGACGAACTGCAACGCGAGCTGGGTATCGCCTATGTGATCGTTTCGCACGATCTGGCGGTGATCGCCAACGTGGCCGATGACGTCTTGGTCATGCGCCAGGGTCGCATCGTCGATCAAGGCCCCACCGCTCAACTGTTCAACCAGCCGTCAAATACCTACACCCAGGCACTGCTCGACGCGGTACCCGGCAATCGCCGGCGGGCCCTAGCATAG